A window from Vicia villosa cultivar HV-30 ecotype Madison, WI unplaced genomic scaffold, Vvil1.0 ctg.000487F_1_1, whole genome shotgun sequence encodes these proteins:
- the LOC131628855 gene encoding zinc finger A20 and AN1 domain-containing stress-associated protein 8-like, with the protein MDHEKTECQAPPEGPILCINNCGFFGSAATMNMCSKCHKDMMLKQEQAQLAASSLGSIMNGSTSKTDKEPVVAANVDIPAISVEPKTISKPFLFGSTSEESGDAKPKDGPKRCSNCNKRVGLTGFNCRCGNLFCAVHRYSDKHDCQFDYRTAARDAIAKANPVVKAEKLDKI; encoded by the coding sequence ATGGATCATGAAAAGACCGAATGTCAAGCTCCCCCCGAAGGTCCTATATTGTGCATTAACAACTGTGGATTTTTCGGAAGTGCAGCTACCATGAACATGTGTTCTAAGTGCCACAAAGACATGATGCTGAAACAGGAGCAGGCCCAGCTTGCAGCATCATCCCTTGGAAGTATTATGAATGGGTCTACAAGTAAAACTGATAAAGAACCTGTTGTTGCTGCTAACGTGGATATCCCTGCCATTTCAGTGGAACCAAAAACTATCTCCAAGCCATTTTTATTTGGCTCAACTTCAGAGGAGAGTGGTGATGCAAAGCCAAAGGACGGTCCAAAGCGTTGCAGCAACTGCAATAAACGAGTTGGTTTGACAGGGTTCAACTGTCGATGTGGTAACCTTTTCTGTGCTGTGCATCGCTACTCAGACAAGCATGATTGCCAGTTTGATTATCGCACTGCTGCACGAGATGCCATAGCTAAAGCAAACCCAGTTGTCAAGGCTGAGAAGCTTGACAAGATCTAA
- the LOC131628881 gene encoding uncharacterized protein LOC131628881, whose amino-acid sequence MNSDENQLNEDMQEDQMNDVSPDENMLEDQISNDSYQYDYQSGEDFDEDQHQFAEDIHEYPRNLRQNDFLDRLSEVFNEYTRNLQQNAAFEHVYHCFSVSSLNRPILENGDKIIMPASALDRLSRLNIEYPMLFELKNSSAERTTHCGVLEFTADEGTVLLPNWMMEDMLLQDGNTISLKNTSLAKGKFVKLQPHTKDFLDVSNPKAMLETALRSYSCLTTGRTIMIPYNNKKYYIDVVEAKPSAAISIIETDCEVDFAPPLDYKEPEKQLPSGLSEKESSQVEAEAAKKTPGVIPFSGSGRRLDGKASTLTQSVEQSSTPIQKQQQTENKTKSSLKTSGKLVFGSNANTPKPNVSLKNESQESAKKKTETTEFQAFTGKKYSLRG is encoded by the exons ATG AATTCTGATGAAAATCAGTTGAATGAGGATATGCAAGAGGATCAGATGAATGATGTTTCACCTGATGAGAATATGCTTGAAGATCAAATAAGTAATGACTCATATCAGTACGACTATCAATCCGGTGAGGATTTTGATGAGGATCAACATCAGTTTGCCGAGGATATTCACGAGTATCCGAGGAATCTGCGGCAGAATGATTTTCTAGATCGGTTGAGTGAGGTTTTTAATGAGTATACTAGGAATCTGCAGCAGAATGCAGCTTTTGAGCatgtttatcattgtttttcggTCTCATCTCTTAATAGG CCAATTCTGGAAAATGGCGATAAAA ttATCATGCCTGCTTCAGCTCTAGATCGCCTAT CACGTTTGAACATTGAATATCCAATGTTATTTGAACTGAAGAATTCTTCTGCTGAAAGAACTACTCACTGCGGAGTTTTGGAATTCACTGCTGACGAAGGGACTGTGCTCTTACCGAATTGG ATGATGGAAGATATGCTCTTACAGGATGGAAACACTATATCTCTGAAAAACACAAGTCTTGCTAAAGGAAAGTTTGTGAAGCTGCAGCCCCACACCAAAGATTTTCTAGATGTCTCTAATCCAAAAGCCAT GTTAGAAACTGCATTGAGGAGTTACTCGTGTTTGACAACTGGTCGCACTATAATGATTCCGTATAACAACAAAAAGTATTACATTGATGTGGTTGAAGCGAAACCTTCTGCCGCAATTTCTATAATTGAAACGGACTGTGAAGTTGATTTTGCCCCGCCTCTTGATTACAAAGAACCTGAGAAGCAGTTGCCATCTGGCTTGTCAGAGAAGGAATCTTCACAAG TTGAAGCTGAGGCAGCGAAAAAGACTCCTGGTGTGATTCCGTTCAGTGGTTCGGGAAGGCGTTTGGACGGAAAAGCATCAACACTAACACAGTCAGTTGAACAAAGTTCGACTCCAATTCAAAAGCAGCAACAGACTGAAAATAAAACCAAGAGTTCCCTTAAAACTTCTGGAAAGCTTGTTTTTGGATCAAATGCAAATACACCTAAACCTAATGTTTCTCTGAAAAATGAAAGTCAAGAGTCAGCTAAGAAGAAGACAGAAACCACAGAATTCCAAGCTTTCACAGGAAAGAAGTATTCATTAAGAGGTTGA